The following proteins come from a genomic window of Sorghum bicolor cultivar BTx623 chromosome 3, Sorghum_bicolor_NCBIv3, whole genome shotgun sequence:
- the LOC8079823 gene encoding auxin-responsive protein SAUR50: protein MATVATTSIGKVGRKSGLILRTLQRCKSGLSAGASSGRSPSSPPGCFSVYVGPERERFVVRAECANHPLFRRLLDDAEREYGYATQGPLALPGCDVDAFLDVLWQMERGDDADEGGHQQVAGSASSPICGLHSGSKGRAAGYRMLSPRSSSPIVGRRR, encoded by the coding sequence ATGGCGACGGTGGCCACGACGTCGATAGGCAAGGTCGGGAGGAAGAGCGGCCTGATTTTAAGAACCCTGCAGCGGTGCAAGTCCGGGCTGAGCGCCGGCGCCTCATCCGGCCggtcgccgtcgtcgccgccgggGTGCTTCTCGGTGTACGTGGGCCCCGAGCGGGAGCGGTTCGTGGTGCGCGCCGAGTGCGCCAACCACCCGCTGTTCCGGCGCCTCCTGGACGATGCGGAGCGCGAGTACGGGTACGCGACGCAGGGCCCGCTCGCGCTGCCCGGCTGCGACGTCGACGCCTTCCTCGACGTGCTGTGGCAGATGGAGCGCGGCGACGACGCCGACGAAGGCGGCCACCAGCAAGTCGCCGGCTCTGCCTCCTCGCCGATATGCGGTCTGCACAGCGGCAGCAAGGGCCGCGCGGCCGGGTACAGGATGCTAAGCCCGCGGTCGTCGTCGCCGATAGTTGGCAGGAGGAGGTGA